In the genome of Dermacentor andersoni chromosome 3, qqDerAnde1_hic_scaffold, whole genome shotgun sequence, one region contains:
- the LOC126538590 gene encoding piggyBac transposable element-derived protein 4-like — protein sequence MILFKGRSSLKQYMPMKPIKRGYKVWCRADSETGYLIAFQVYEGKNAKRPANQALGEYVVLSLVEGVEPGTQLYFDNFFTSTRLMEDLAQKGILAVGTVRTNRKDLPDELKMDNKLQKGEYIWRSKGSIVAYQWRDTKNVHALSNFHHPKDTEEVVRKLANGSSVSVQCPKAISDYNTWMGGVDKFDQKRNAYRADRRSKKSWYRIFYFLLDAAIVNAFIQVNAVNPMTYLWFRLVLGRELINGQTFRTTGSRKPFRMNKEGRKNGHKMVGVSDEVRFMGREHNPVKVENRRRCRWCSTRGKEVRTSFLCKACSVPLCVTCFGPFHEVVSQN from the coding sequence ATGATCCTATTCAAAGGAAGATCGTCTCTGAAGCAATACATGCCAATGAAGCCCATCAAACGCGGCTACAAGGTGTGGTGCCGGGCCGATTCAGAAACCGGCTACCTGATTGCGTTTCAGGTGTATGAAGGAAAAAATGCGAAGCGTCCTGCCAACCAAGCACTTGGAGAGTACGTCGTATTGTCTCTGGTAGAAGGCGTTGAGCCTGGCACGCAACTCTACTTTGACAATTTCTTCACTTCCACTCGCCTCATGGAGGACCTTGCACAGAAAGGAATTCTTGCTGTTGGTACAGTCCGGACAAACAGGAAGGATCTGCCTGATGAATTGAAAATGGACAACAAACTCCAGAAAGGAGAATATATCTGGCGATCAAAAGGAAGCATTGTTGCATATCAGTGGCGTGACACAAAAAATGTGCATGCTTTATCGAATTTTCACCACCCAAAGGACACAGAAGAAGTTGTCCGCAAGCTTGCAAATGGGTCTTCGGTTTCCGTCCAGTGTCCAAAGGCTATATCCGACTACAACACTTGGATGGGAGGAGTCGACAAATTCGACCAAAAGCGCAATGCATACCGAGCTGACAGGAGGTCCAAAAAGTCCTGGTACAGAATATTTTATTTCTTGCTCGATGCAGCCATCGTCAACGCGTTCATTCAAGTAAATGCTGTGAATCCAATGACCTACTTATGGTTTCGATTGGTTCTTGGACGGGAACTCATCAATGGCCAGACATTCAGAACCACCGGCAGCAGGAAGCCGTTCAGAATGAACAAGGAGGGTAGAAAAAATGGCCACAAAATGGTTGGCGTATCGGATGAAGTTCGGTTCATGGGAAGAGAGCACAACCCTGTGAAAGTGGAAAATAGGCGCAGATGCCGTTGGTGTTCCACGAGGGGGAAAGAAGTGCGAACAAGTTTCTTGTGCAAGGCATGCTCAGTCCCGCTTTGTGTGACCTGTTTTGGACCATTCCATGAAGTGGTTAGTCAGAACTAA